The sequence CTTTCAGCCCTCCATCGATCTGTTTGCTGATGTTGTTGTAGCTGATGTCTGACGTATTATCGCCAATCTGACCACCATGGATCTTGAACTCTTTTCTGTGTAGGAGGGGGAGATCTCTAAGAGCTATCATGCTTTCAGTGGTGTTAGTGGCATGaggagtgtatgagtgtgctgtGAGGTCACGTGGACTGCAAGACTGGTGACAGTCAGGGGCAGTGGGTTGTGAGCTGGCCATGTAGGTTGTGGGTTGAGCACTACGCTGCTTTAGCTTGAGCTCGTTGTGCATGGAGACTAGCTTATCTATCTGAGACTGAAGTGTACTTGTCTCATAAACGGTGTtggtgtttgaagtgtgtgcgtggctgATGTTGTTTGCATGAGTGTGGTGGAAACTGGGTGATAAAAGTGACTCTGTGTCTGAAGTCGGTGTGTGCTGGTGAACACTGGATGGTATAAGAGACACAGCATTCTCAAGACAAACATTAACATCCCCACCACCCTCAGTATGACACCCATTCTTACTCAGCAAATCATTCACCCTGTCTCTTAGCAAGAGCAGCTGAGACATGCCCTCATCCTCAAGATCCAACAAAGCACTGTCCATATAAGAGCACAAATACTCAATGCAACCCTCATCATCATGTTGGTGCAACTTAGCTGAATCCTGGTCAAGCGGTGGTGAAATACTGGTCGCAAGCTGGTACAGTTCATCAGATGAGAGCTGGAATAGTCCCTTCTTGATGGTCCACACCAACTCCTTCGTCTCGCTGTTCGCCATGGTAACCCGTCAGATGCCCTCGGCCCTCGAACTCCCTCGCTCTGGCAGCAGTCAGACGCCCTGGATTCGTCAGGTCCCTCTTGGCACTGATGGTACGTCACCGTCTGGTCCACAGGTTCATGGATCACTGGACTGGCATCCTCCAGCAGGTGGCGccaatcccggacgagcccccaagAATTTGTTACAAGTCCCGGTCAGGACCGTGGcaacaaataataaatattcCTGTAAGACAGGAGAAAGGGAatgaggagcagacagacaccgaTGTTAGTGTTTAGTCACGAAGTTGCTTCTGCTTTATTAAataacaatcaatcaataaaataTACTTTGAATCCTCAATGACTCTTAAAGTCCATATATAAGCGTATTATGGTGTGACATGTCAATACAAATACAATtccattcatacagtacattacattgaCCCATAACTAACATCCATATCAATACTGATAAAATACCACAAGTTAAATTACTGTTACAATACTAATCATGTTTACATCAATGAATAAAAGGCTACTTTGCTTGAATTGTGCAATATTAAATGGCTATACCATTACTTTAAATGAAAACTGTCTGGCAGACCACTATGACACTCTCCATACTGAACATAGGctaaacacagacaaaacagttTATCATTAAGGCACTCAGTGCTAAATACTAGGCTACATGTAACCCACTCACATTCAAATCAAATATCATTCACTCCAGTATTCATGACTATATTAAACATTCATGTAATTCGAATAAATCATTAAATCAAGTTATCAATATCTATAATCATTAAACTGTAGCTTATATGTTCAAATCAGTGCATCTTTAACATTAACAAAATTGCTGTTTCTTTAAAACCGTGTATTCACTCATATAACCGTATCTTTAaacctttgtcaaaatgttatACTCTCGTTTATTATCCCGTGTCTCATAACACAAATACTCAATGAACTCGATTATCGTAATATATAAAAACCAGTGTGTGTCAGCTTTAAATGTGCTCGTTAAACATCGTAAGATAACAACCTTGAAAAACCGAGTGTGCTAACTTACTATGCAAGGCTAACTGTCAAATACATGACTCAATACTATTCCTATGAGCCAGTTAGCTAAAAGACGGCGGCTAACGTCTAGTAGGCTACTTCTCTTTGCCGCCAGAGCTAGCTCGCGAGACGGCAACTGAAAGTTTACCTCAGCTAGCGATCtcatacatttaaatgtaaaactaaaGTTATGACGTTTCAATTTACATAAAAAATAGGTTGTCAGACAAACATCAATACAGAGCTGACAATCAGCAACAAAGAAGGACAGTTTACCCGGCACTAACCTGTAAGACAGGAGAAAGGGAatgaggagcagacagacaccgaTGTTAGTGTTTAGTCACGAAGTTGCTTCTGAAGTGACCGCGGGGGTCCACCACTCAAAACAACCCCAGATGGAACGTCAGTCTGCATCACTCATTGAAAGTTCGatagaataaaaataaaagtcctactAGGCATAGTGCCGTTCTAAGTGAATAAGGTAAatataaatacagtaaataaacaaatataaaacaaaccTGTGGTCACCTACTTAGGGGCGCCACATTACCATAGGCCTGCCACTGAACTGGCCTCTTAGGATAGCCTATCCTatggttctcaaagtgtggggcAGGCAGGTGTGGGGGGAATGAGACATGACAAGACATATGGGCTATGACATGGCAGGTGGGGTGAGATGAATAGGAGGGAAggtgtatttatttgttgtgcttttttaaaagaaatataggattattttctttattgacGATAGAGATCATGCACTTtaaacaaaacagcagcacacaaacaaagatcAGCATATAGATGTAGGGGACCTGGAGGGAAATGTAACATGGAACCATAGATCGTCAAGAGTACATACCAAGGCCCACAGTATTGTAAAGGACTCCTCACATCCTGACCATGGACTTTTCAAAACACTGAGGTCAGACAAACGTCTCTGTTACAAGACCAGaacagagagactgaggaggagcTTCCTTCCTTAAGCCACCCATATCCTGAACAAGCACAAGACTAAATAAGCTGCACTTACACTTattacacacctgcacatggaCTGTGGGCTAGACACACTGTACTTCATGTTTTTTATGTTTCACTTTATCTTTACATTTGCTCACCAAACAAAATTTGATCATGATTTACGATAGTGTTtctatgtatgtgacaaataaacctccttgtatccaTGTTTTAACGTCATTAGCATTTTGCTGGGGTGACAGGGGACAGGTGGGACTTCCAAAGTGGAGAACTATGTACTACAAGTAAGTTAAGAAGTATGTACTACAAGTAAGTTAGGATTCACCCACGGTTTCGCAACTTGTAAATTGCCTATGTTCCTGATCAGGCTTCCTTATCCCTTGCACAAGTCAGACATTTGTGAAGCTAACAAGTCTGCTGAGCTGGAGGCTCAGGGCTGCCAGAgtaagagaagaagagatgtCCATCTTCACCAGCCATTTTGTGGACAATGTTATGATCCAGCTCAAACAGCTGGCCTCCACTGGGAAGACCGTGGACTTTCAGTGTTTGGACAGTCAGAGTCAATGTCTAGTGAGACACCTTTGGATCACGTCCCCTCTGTGCGGAAGTTACCGTTGCGTGCAAGCAAACGATGAGGTCGAGGCTGAATACATGACAAACGTGACAGAGGCAGGAAGGTCAACATTGCACAACACCTCTGACCGACGCACACAATTCTGATGTTATTGTGATCATACTgtatagagagaaaagagtttTTCAGAAACTCCAGTGAACCTTGAGAAAAGCTGATCAACCCCAAAACATAATCAGCCTTAAAAACAGCAAATCCTATGGGTCATATAAAGTAACTATATCACTATCACTATATCACCAGATTATTGGTGTAAATTTTGCAGAAAAGCAGACAATCAGGTCAAGACAAGGTGACAGAGGCAGAAACTTCAACATTGCGCAAAACCTCTGAATCACACGTCTGGTATCATCTTGATCATGGACTGAGGAACTTCAGTAGACCTTAAGCAATCTgaactgtagagagagagcctTTGTAGAGTAGAGACGATCTTACATTTATCAACAGCTTACTGATTTTTACATCGGTTGGTCTGTCAGTTTTCTTTCCATCTTCGTGCTGGATAAAAATAGGCAGATGAAAACAGTCTTTCTCCTTTCCACATACCTCGTAAAGAAGTCAATTAAGTATTTCAGCAGGTGGTAGCCAGGCTAGTAATCTTGAGTTCAGATCCACCCCAAATGAAAGTTAAGGGTTTAGGAGTTTTGGGTGTGAAAACAacccataaataaataaataaataaataataaaataaatatataaatgaacCTGTGTGGGCAAGCAGTAAAGTCACAGCCTAAGCAGCCAACCCTTTCCTGAAATGGAGATTTACAAGCACTGATGGTGGCTgagtgacatctagtggtgtACTAATTGTCTGTGTGCCGtgtgcacacacgtacaaagTTATGCAGCTTGGCAAGACAGGGCTAATGTCTCTGGAAACACAATTTAGAGTGTCCGTCTAGACAGAATTTGCGTAATTTAATTGTTGGCTGATCGGTGCAGGGGCAATAACAGGGGCCAAAAGCAATTTTACAGGGGCACTGGCCCACCAATCTGTAAACCGCCAATGCTATAACGAATTTCTTGATAAAAACGGCCGCTTCTAGCATATTTGTTTTACTTGTGGGAATTTGCAGggtcttattattattattatcatttttattattactattaataCTAATTTAGCTATTTACTCGTTAATCTAATGAGGGTATTATCATGatcattgacttcattcagcATCTCCTCAATAGGCTGCTGGAAACCCTGTCTCTCCACACTTCCGATCTCCcatcattagcctatttaaATCCGCTTTACAGGCAAAGCTTGTAGCTTTCTTTATAGATGAACTTCGGAGGTCTCTATCAAACATGCCAGTGGTtccacctccagcatccagatggAGATGTTGCTATTTAATGACCGAGGATCTCATGAGTATGTGGctctctgtatgtgcacacaatacatttcactttgacagttactgtaccattttatcaaatcaataaagtataattATTCTATTCAATTGCCTCACACGTGTATTCTTCCAAAGGGACTTGGACAGATACAGATATTGCTCTAACAGATGCTTTATAGCCACTATCAAAGTTTATAATCaatttgaaatgttttgttCTGATTTTGCTATGAGAaactttgtgtgttgtttcagttcagaaatcttgtcttataatgttgtTGACAAAATGTAAGTTTCTCAGTATTCCACAGGTTGCTTGGTAGTAGCTAAACATGTGGGTTCTCACGGTGGGCTTCAGAGTAGCTAAACATGTTCCTTTGACATcactaaataaccataaccatcactGTGACAAAGCTGGTTAATTTGAGAAAAGTCAGTGTCATTCATATGGATTCAAATCCAAAGCAGTCTGATTGCTTCATCTTATTGCCTTATCTCTTAAAAGATAAGATGTCTAAACCTTCCAAAGGAAATCTTCCAGACCGAGAAACCACAACACAGCCGTTAATATGAtgctgagaaaatgtattttaataatGTGTCGAATTAACACGGGTGGTGTAAAATAGTGAATCCTGAATTGGCCATGATTGGACCTTGGTCACTTGGGTCAACAATCAAACTGCAACAAAATTGCTGGTTGGCCAATCAGTGAGGTCCACCAGAAAAGTCCTCCCGAAGACAGACGGGGTCGCCAACAGCCACGTCATAATGGCGGCCATCCTCGGTTaccaggcagacagagggccagTCCTGAATGTGATTGTCCGggtaatgagtgacaatgaatTCCTTCATATTGGCCATGTAGAGGCGGTACACCTTgatggtgtggtgcagtgtgtaacCCAGAAGACACATCTCCACCTATAACACAGAAATGAGTATAACAGCCATtagtagtaggctaccacaacAGACTTTGATACACCTTCTTATTTGGCAGTCAATGGGTCAGCgacaacaacaagcacatcaAAAGTCTCCCTGAGCCTTCTCACCTGCCCCATGCCTCCACTGAAGCCAACCCGGCTCAGGTGGTTGGCCAGGAACGTGCGCGGGCACGAGGAGGTGTAGCGGGAGAACAGCAGCCAGCAGAAGATTGGCACGTCTCTGCCCCTCTGCATGATGTCGTGCAATTCCACGGCGCAGGTTAGCATCAGGAGCTTGAGCGCCTCCATGACACCAAACTCGTCCTCTCCGCCCTGGAAGAGCTGATCGCACAAACGTCTGCGTCCCTCGAGCCCAGGAGAGGCTGCTGCCGCACGCCACTGTACAGATACGCAAACGTCAATGCACACGCAAGAATCTCAGTTGCCCCAATGTGTGCATTGCAATAATGACTGATATGGACAAATGAAATG comes from Sardina pilchardus chromosome 6, fSarPil1.1, whole genome shotgun sequence and encodes:
- the LOC134082340 gene encoding ubiquitin thioesterase otulin-like, giving the protein MPIFSTLGITTIPEKLQSRYGLIEGWSFPDVCKQTSGIKDDVDLLKHHLSLLQKWWRAAAASPGLEGRRRLCDQLFQGGEDEFGVMEALKLLMLTCAVELHDIMQRGRDVPIFCWLLFSRYTSSCPRTFLANHLSRVGFSGGMGQVEMCLLGYTLHHTIKVYRLYMANMKEFIVTHYPDNHIQDWPSVCLVTEDGRHYDVAVGDPVCLREDFSGGPH